A window from Rana temporaria chromosome 8, aRanTem1.1, whole genome shotgun sequence encodes these proteins:
- the LOC120909555 gene encoding gastrula zinc finger protein XlCGF71.1-like, with amino-acid sequence MCAKLCSCPECGKCFVQESELVKHQISHTGEKPYSCSECGKCFSTKSLLVRHQRSHTGEKPYSCPECGKCFEQKSKIVRHQRTHTGEKPYSCPECGKCFEQKSKLVRHQRTHTGEKPYSCPECGKCFSVKSNLDTHQRSHTGEKPHSCPKCGKSFSHKSNFSRHQRLHMEEKP; translated from the coding sequence ATGTGTGCGAAGCTgtgttcctgtcctgagtgcgggaaatgttttgtacagGAATCAGAACTTGTTAAACATCAGAtttctcacacaggtgagaagccgtattcatgttctgagtgtgggaaatgtttttcaacaaaGTCACTTCTTGTCAGACATCAGAGGtcacacacgggtgagaagccgtattcctgtcctgagtgtgggaaatgttttgaacAAAAATCTAAAATTGTCAGACATCAGAggactcacacaggtgagaagccgtattcctgtcctgagtgtgggaaatgttttgaacaaaaatcaaaacttgtcagacatcagaggactcacacaggtgagaagccatattcctgtcctgagtgcggaaaatgtttttcagttaagTCGAATCTTGacacacatcaaagatctcacacgggtgagaagccgcattcctgtcctaaGTGCGGAAAAAGTTTTTCACACAAGTCCAATTTTTCaagacatcagagattgcacatggAGGAGAAGCCGTag
- the LOC120909557 gene encoding zinc finger protein 572-like: CTECGKCFSSKSTLNVHKIIHTGEKPYSCSECGKCFITKSHLDRHQRSHTDEKPYSCSECGKCFSDKWHLDIHQRSHTDEKPYSCSECGKCFSVKSNLLRHQRSHTGEKPYSCPECGKCFIQKLELDRHQISHTGEKPYSCPECGKCFSRKLLLLTHQRSHTGEKPYFCPECEKYFSDKSLFLKHQRSHTSERQYSCSECGKCFSVKWHLDRHQRLHMGEKLYSCSDCGKCFSDKWHLDRHQRLHTGEKPFSCPECGNFFSAKSNLLRHQKFHTGEKPYSCPECGKCFSQKAHLYSHQRSHTGEKPYSCPE, translated from the coding sequence tgtactgagtgtgggaagtgtttcagTTCTAAGTCTACtcttaatgtgcataaaataattcatacaggtgagaagccgtattcctgttctgagtgcgggaaatgctttatAACTAAGTCACATCTTGatagacatcagaggtctcacacagatgagaagccgtattcatgttctgagtgcgggaaatgtttttcagataagtggcATCTTGAtatacatcagaggtctcacacagatgagaagccatattcctgttctgagtgcgggaaatgtttttcagtaaaGTCAAATCTTCTCAGACATCAGAGGtcgcacacgggtgagaagccgtattcctgtcctgagtgtgggaaatgttttatacAGAAACTAGAACTTGACAGACATCAGAtttctcacacgggtgagaagccgtattcctgtcctgagtgcgggaaatgtttttcaagaaaGTTGCTTCTTCTCACACATCAGAGGtcgcacacgggtgagaagccgtatttctGTCCTGAGTGTGAGAAATATTTTTCAGATAAGTCGCTTTTTCTcaaacatcagaggtctcacacgagCGAGAGGCAGTATtcatgttctgagtgcgggaaatgtttttcagttaagTGGCATCTTGATAGACATCAGAGGTTACACATGGGcgagaagctgtattcctgttctgattgcgggaaatgtttttcagataagtggcATCTTGACAGACATCAGAGGttacacacgggtgagaagccgttttcctgtcctgagtgcgggaatttTTTTTCAGCAAAGTCAAATCTACTCAGGCATCAGAAgtttcacacaggtgagaagccgtattcctgtcctgagtgcgggaaatgtttttcacagaaggcacATCTCTACagtcatcagagatctcacacgggggagaagccgtattcatgtCCCGAGTGA
- the LOC120909556 gene encoding gastrula zinc finger protein XlCGF62.1-like, producing the protein MSHTGVKPYSCSECGKCFSVKSSLSSHRRSHTGEKPYSCSECGKCFSAKSSLSYHHRSHTVVKPYSCSECGKCFSSKSGLSYHHRSHTGEKPYSCRGCGKCFSAKSSISYHQNFHTGEKPCSCFV; encoded by the coding sequence ATGTCGCACACGGGTGTGAAGCCATATtcatgttctgagtgcgggaaatgtttttcagttaagtccagtctttcctctCATCGTAGAtcacacacgggtgagaagccgtattcatgttctgagtgcgggaaatgtttttcagctaagtccagtctttcctatCATCATAGATCACACACGGTTGTTAAGCCGTATtcatgttctgagtgcgggaaatgtttttcatctaAGTCCGGTCTTTCCTATCATCATAGAtcacacacgggtgagaagccgtattcctgtcgtgggtgcgggaaatgtttttcagctaAGTCCAGTATTTCCTATCATCAGAactttcacacgggggagaagccctgTTCCTGTTTTGTGTGA